A portion of the Flavobacterium limnophilum genome contains these proteins:
- a CDS encoding ATP-binding protein, with translation MTKLEEILVLVRSINEDEFQEQLTNGNSLEDVHKELLFLAEKIESKKKRTNIIIEHISNCYAGDFFNYLPISDAQDELDVFCMGFNTYIEELKAVMVSKNLLETINKKLIEEKERSEQLALARDEFLSSMSHEIRTPLNGILGFTDLLLENSSLDDESKKQLDYIKISGDILLVIINDILDLAKIESGQITLYEKPFNLSKLIQLIYDTFSSKIQIKEIDFKISIDKKVPKILNGDSIRVSQILFNLISNAVKFTPVKGKIRLKIKFDKEEEGFYNIKVTVKDSGIGIPSDKIDTIFDPFIQVSNDTARKYGGTGLGLTIIKKIITIMKGEIQVKSKLDRGTKFIVNLPFAKGKSSSVDLKSIENKDKSSIPVPAGRRIKVLLAEDNRINQILIQKLLSKFNFDCVIVDNGHLAVEAVKRENFDIILMDIMMPKMDGYEASSIIRNMEDKSKKNIPIVALTAVVTGSVIEACSSVGIDKYLSKPFETEELYDVIMELVRTNS, from the coding sequence ATGACTAAACTAGAAGAAATATTAGTTTTGGTTCGTTCCATCAATGAAGATGAGTTTCAGGAACAACTTACAAATGGAAATAGTTTGGAGGATGTTCATAAAGAATTGCTGTTTTTGGCTGAAAAAATTGAATCTAAAAAGAAAAGAACCAACATTATAATTGAACATATTTCCAATTGTTATGCGGGAGATTTTTTTAATTATTTGCCAATTTCGGATGCTCAAGATGAATTGGATGTTTTCTGTATGGGATTTAACACCTACATCGAAGAGTTAAAGGCGGTTATGGTTTCTAAAAATTTATTGGAAACCATTAATAAAAAATTAATCGAGGAAAAGGAACGTTCTGAGCAATTAGCCCTAGCAAGAGATGAATTCTTGTCGAGTATGAGTCATGAAATTCGCACGCCACTCAACGGTATTTTGGGTTTTACCGATTTATTATTAGAGAATTCTTCTTTAGACGACGAGAGTAAAAAACAATTAGACTACATAAAAATATCGGGAGATATTCTACTTGTGATTATCAACGATATTTTGGATTTGGCAAAAATTGAATCGGGACAAATTACACTCTATGAAAAACCCTTCAATCTGTCAAAACTCATCCAGCTTATTTATGACACTTTTTCGAGCAAGATACAGATAAAAGAGATCGATTTTAAAATTTCAATCGATAAAAAAGTTCCCAAAATATTGAATGGTGACTCTATTCGAGTTTCCCAAATATTATTTAACTTGATTAGTAATGCCGTTAAATTTACCCCTGTAAAAGGGAAAATTAGATTAAAAATCAAGTTCGATAAAGAAGAGGAAGGCTTCTATAATATAAAAGTGACAGTAAAAGATTCGGGGATCGGAATCCCTTCGGACAAGATAGACACTATTTTTGATCCATTCATCCAAGTGAGCAATGATACTGCCAGAAAATATGGTGGTACAGGATTGGGACTGACGATTATCAAGAAAATCATCACTATCATGAAGGGCGAAATTCAGGTAAAAAGCAAACTGGATCGCGGTACAAAATTTATAGTAAACTTGCCTTTTGCGAAAGGAAAATCCAGTTCGGTTGATTTAAAATCGATTGAAAATAAAGATAAATCTTCTATTCCTGTTCCTGCTGGCCGAAGAATAAAAGTGCTTTTGGCCGAAGACAATCGCATTAATCAAATTTTGATCCAAAAACTACTTTCAAAATTTAATTTTGACTGTGTAATTGTGGACAATGGACACTTGGCAGTCGAGGCCGTAAAACGCGAAAATTTTGACATAATTTTGATGGATATAATGATGCCAAAAATGGATGGATATGAAGCTAGTTCGATTATCCGAAATATGGAGGACAAGTCGAAAAAAAATATTCCCATTGTGGCACTAACAGCAGTCGTCACCGGTTCTGTCATCGAAGCTTGTTCTTCCGTGGGGATAGACAAGTATTTGTCCAAGCCTTTCGAGACGGAAGAGCTTTATGATGTGATAATGGAATTGGTTCGTACAAACAGCTAA
- a CDS encoding AAA family ATPase: protein MITYIKINGFKSFHNFEMEFTPFTVIAGANASGKSNLFDALTLLSRLAETDNLKRAFSEQRGEFIELFTQYGDENFANQIDFGIEMLVNNKVKDAWGNEGILKYTRLRYDLSIKRFTNSSGIQDLTVVYEHLENLQHNNDKWITKLIPKMVLEEWRPKIPKGGRRATPYIYTEQRSDVQTVIVPQDGVQGGNKRTFPLNNATRTVLSSFDTVDFRHILAAKEEMKSWKFLQLNPEDLRQATSKNNGEDIISISGKNLAAALYRIKQEDSYSLKEISRKLNKFLPNFTEVDVFDDKENKQYLIKLKDTDKKEFSSRVLSEGTLRILALCILEYDEKHTGLLCFEEPENGIHPFRIKAMTELLKDLSVDFNDTELPLRQVIVNTHSPVLVGNMMKWQYDSNVSIWYAQMRVTISEINGKRIKLNTTKISRVIKDDSQQQLNLIFSEQDRKLTLAIVKDYLQTSEFESNLI, encoded by the coding sequence ATGATTACATACATAAAAATAAATGGTTTTAAATCCTTTCATAATTTTGAAATGGAGTTTACTCCTTTTACAGTAATTGCTGGGGCAAATGCTTCAGGAAAAAGTAATTTATTTGATGCGTTGACTCTATTGTCCAGACTTGCTGAAACAGATAATTTAAAACGAGCATTTAGTGAGCAAAGAGGAGAATTTATAGAATTATTCACACAATACGGTGACGAAAATTTTGCTAATCAAATAGATTTTGGAATAGAAATGTTAGTTAACAATAAAGTGAAAGATGCATGGGGAAATGAGGGAATATTGAAATATACTCGTTTAAGATATGATTTGTCAATAAAAAGATTTACAAATTCATCTGGAATTCAAGATTTAACTGTTGTTTATGAACATTTAGAAAATTTGCAGCATAATAATGACAAATGGATTACTAAATTAATACCTAAAATGGTATTAGAAGAGTGGAGACCAAAAATTCCAAAGGGAGGAAGAAGAGCAACGCCATATATTTACACCGAACAACGTAGTGATGTTCAAACTGTGATTGTTCCACAAGATGGAGTTCAAGGAGGAAATAAAAGAACATTTCCTCTTAATAATGCAACTAGAACCGTTTTGAGTAGCTTTGATACAGTTGATTTTAGACATATTCTGGCAGCGAAAGAAGAAATGAAAAGTTGGAAATTTTTGCAACTTAATCCAGAAGACTTACGCCAAGCTACTAGTAAAAACAATGGAGAGGATATAATTTCAATAAGTGGGAAAAATTTAGCTGCAGCTTTGTATAGAATTAAACAAGAGGATAGTTATAGTCTAAAAGAAATTTCCAGAAAATTAAATAAATTTTTACCAAATTTCACTGAAGTTGATGTTTTTGATGATAAAGAAAATAAACAATATCTAATTAAACTAAAAGATACAGATAAAAAAGAATTTTCATCGAGAGTACTTTCTGAAGGGACTTTGAGAATATTAGCTTTGTGTATTTTAGAATATGATGAAAAACATACAGGGTTACTTTGTTTTGAAGAGCCTGAAAACGGAATACATCCTTTCAGGATAAAAGCTATGACAGAATTGTTGAAAGATTTATCTGTTGATTTTAATGATACTGAATTACCCTTGCGTCAGGTTATAGTCAATACTCATTCTCCAGTTTTGGTTGGAAATATGATGAAATGGCAATATGATTCGAATGTGAGTATTTGGTATGCCCAAATGCGTGTTACAATTTCTGAGATTAACGGCAAGAGGATTAAATTAAATACCACTAAAATTAGTCGAGTAATAAAAGATGATAGTCAGCAACAACTTAATTTGATTTTTTCTGAACAAGATCGAAAATTGACATTAGCAATAGTTAAAGATTATTTACAGACATCAGAATTTGAAAGTAATCTTATTTAA
- a CDS encoding aminotransferase class I/II-fold pyridoxal phosphate-dependent enzyme produces the protein MAKIKHASAYDVIDHVATTAKKKKVMHLSSQEEEFNGEFLKINDKKLINFGTCGYLGLEKHPHILDKSHELLNRYGSHFSISRTYVKASYQDELENLISKIFDNHPVITFTSTSVAHQSVVGTIMQPNDLIILDQQVHYSVQYPCQFAKLQGTMVKMIRHNNMEMLEEFIKRGYNQYDKIWYMADGVYSMYGDLPHKKELLFLLEKYPKLHLYFDDAHGVGWTGTNGCGSVFEHFKHSERVILMSTLAKGFGCIGGIAVFNDAEMHRKVNIYGGILAYTHPLSPANVGAAIGSAELLLSDKIYVYQKELKDSMAYLNVKLEELNLTNTSSNETPIYFIGTGSVKVAQNLVQRVLADGLYVNTATFPVVPNDKTGLRFTLTRHNTKDHIDQLVDSIGRNFYVAVDEEKEDLEKIYKTFNVPFKGEKSIKSVASEKVIVEIYNSIDEIDVARWDNLFKDNGSYSHNGLRCIEEIFSNNDKVEENWGFHYVIIQDEKNEILLATFFTSALYKDDMLSLENISMQIEKQREQDPYYLCSKTLAMGSLFTEGKHLFANENHLLMNEALRVFFIEVEKLKKATDSTVVLLRDFQPDFKYIEHFENEGFVKINMPNVNIIPIQSWNTNEEFISQIPSKNNKRNIERYVLKYEDQFDITFKNTITSQEAEHYYNLFQNVKKDNHAVNYFKYPAKITQILSKYEDWEFMDIRLKGGDETICCVWSFRGDKHYSPLIMGLNYEYVESMNLYKQAIFQLVKRANYLNKEKVFLGYSADYEKQKYGANTISLHAFIKVDDTFNMELIESMSNMKKG, from the coding sequence TTGGCAAAGATAAAACACGCTAGTGCATATGATGTAATTGATCATGTGGCTACAACTGCGAAAAAAAAGAAAGTAATGCATCTTTCTTCTCAGGAAGAAGAATTTAACGGAGAATTTTTAAAAATAAATGACAAGAAATTAATCAATTTTGGTACCTGTGGTTATCTAGGATTGGAAAAGCATCCTCATATTTTGGACAAAAGTCATGAGTTGCTCAACAGATATGGTTCCCATTTCTCCATTTCACGAACCTATGTCAAAGCATCCTATCAAGATGAATTAGAAAATTTAATCAGTAAAATTTTTGACAATCATCCTGTGATAACATTTACTTCGACATCGGTTGCCCATCAATCCGTGGTGGGGACTATCATGCAGCCTAATGATCTGATTATTTTAGACCAACAAGTACATTATAGCGTGCAATATCCTTGTCAATTTGCAAAATTGCAGGGTACTATGGTAAAAATGATTCGTCATAACAATATGGAAATGTTGGAAGAATTTATCAAAAGAGGGTATAATCAATACGACAAAATTTGGTATATGGCCGATGGAGTGTATTCGATGTACGGTGATTTACCCCATAAAAAAGAGCTTCTTTTTTTATTGGAAAAATACCCAAAACTTCATTTGTATTTTGATGATGCCCACGGTGTGGGATGGACAGGCACAAATGGTTGTGGAAGTGTATTTGAACACTTCAAGCATAGTGAAAGGGTTATTTTGATGAGTACTTTGGCCAAAGGTTTTGGATGTATCGGAGGAATTGCCGTTTTTAATGATGCCGAAATGCACCGAAAAGTCAATATTTATGGAGGAATTCTTGCCTATACGCATCCTTTGTCTCCGGCCAATGTTGGCGCGGCCATTGGATCGGCAGAGCTTTTGCTTTCAGACAAGATTTATGTCTATCAAAAGGAGTTGAAGGATTCGATGGCGTATTTGAACGTGAAATTGGAAGAACTTAATTTGACCAACACCTCTTCAAACGAAACGCCAATTTATTTTATTGGCACCGGTTCGGTGAAGGTAGCCCAAAATCTGGTTCAGCGTGTTTTGGCTGATGGATTGTACGTGAATACGGCGACGTTTCCAGTTGTGCCAAATGATAAAACAGGATTGCGATTCACGCTTACGAGACACAATACTAAGGATCATATTGATCAATTAGTTGATTCGATAGGCCGAAATTTCTATGTTGCGGTTGATGAAGAAAAGGAAGATTTAGAGAAAATTTATAAAACCTTCAATGTTCCTTTTAAAGGTGAAAAAAGTATAAAATCAGTAGCGTCAGAGAAAGTTATAGTAGAAATATACAACAGTATCGACGAAATAGACGTTGCAAGATGGGATAATCTGTTTAAGGATAATGGTAGTTATTCCCATAATGGTTTGCGTTGCATAGAAGAAATATTTTCTAACAATGATAAAGTAGAAGAAAATTGGGGATTTCATTATGTCATCATCCAAGATGAAAAGAATGAAATACTACTGGCCACATTTTTCACGAGTGCGCTTTATAAAGACGATATGTTGTCCTTGGAAAATATTTCCATGCAAATTGAAAAACAAAGAGAGCAGGATCCTTATTATTTGTGTTCAAAGACATTGGCCATGGGTTCGTTGTTCACGGAAGGGAAACATTTGTTTGCTAATGAAAATCATCTTTTGATGAATGAAGCTTTGCGTGTGTTTTTTATTGAGGTCGAAAAATTAAAAAAAGCCACTGATTCGACAGTGGTTCTTTTGAGAGATTTTCAACCTGATTTTAAATATATTGAACATTTTGAAAACGAAGGCTTTGTCAAAATAAACATGCCAAATGTCAATATAATTCCAATTCAAAGCTGGAATACAAACGAAGAATTTATCAGTCAGATTCCCTCAAAAAATAATAAAAGGAATATTGAAAGATATGTTTTGAAATACGAAGATCAATTCGATATTACGTTTAAAAACACAATAACTAGTCAAGAAGCGGAACATTATTATAATTTATTTCAAAATGTAAAGAAAGACAATCATGCAGTTAATTATTTTAAATATCCGGCAAAGATAACCCAGATACTGTCTAAATATGAAGATTGGGAATTTATGGACATTAGATTAAAAGGAGGGGATGAGACCATCTGCTGCGTGTGGTCATTCAGGGGCGACAAGCATTATTCGCCATTGATTATGGGATTAAATTATGAGTATGTCGAGTCAATGAATCTTTATAAACAAGCCATTTTTCAATTGGTAAAAAGAGCCAATTATTTAAATAAAGAAAAAGTGTTTTTAGGATATTCTGCTGATTATGAAAAGCAAAAATATGGAGCAAATACCATTTCTTTACATGCTTTTATTAAGGTAGACGATACTTTTAACATGGAGTTAATAGAGTCAATGTCGAATATGAAAAAGGGATAA
- the rsgA gene encoding ribosome small subunit-dependent GTPase A gives MTGTVYKSTGSWYTVKSDQGDFIECRMKGKFRIKGIKSTNPIAVGDIVDYELEETSDTVTGTIHKIHDRKNYIVRKSVNLSHQMHIIASNIDRVFLLVTINNPPTTFNFIDRFLVTAEAYGIETILVFNKIDTFDDATLDEQLYMQHVYEEIGYQCLRVSSTEMKGIEELKELMIGKVSMFSGHSGVGKSTLVNALEPSLHLKTKTISEASKQGQHTTTFAEMYDLSFGARIIDTPGIKGFGIVDMEKEEISGYFPEFFRLKDQCKFNNCLHKEEPHCAIKAALEKDEIAWSRYNSYLKILEGDDENYRTDSFDEDRKASDETRK, from the coding sequence ATGACAGGAACCGTTTATAAATCTACAGGAAGTTGGTACACCGTAAAATCCGATCAAGGTGATTTTATTGAATGCCGCATGAAAGGAAAATTCCGAATCAAAGGCATTAAAAGTACCAATCCTATTGCTGTGGGCGATATCGTGGATTATGAACTTGAAGAAACTTCGGATACCGTGACGGGAACCATTCATAAAATTCACGACAGGAAGAATTACATCGTTCGAAAATCAGTGAATCTGTCGCATCAAATGCACATTATTGCGTCGAATATTGACCGCGTTTTCCTTTTGGTTACCATCAATAATCCACCAACGACTTTCAATTTCATAGACCGATTTTTGGTCACTGCCGAGGCTTACGGAATAGAAACCATATTGGTTTTTAATAAAATTGATACATTCGACGATGCTACTTTGGATGAACAGTTGTATATGCAACACGTTTATGAAGAAATCGGATACCAATGTTTGCGTGTTTCTTCTACCGAAATGAAAGGAATAGAAGAATTAAAAGAACTGATGATAGGCAAAGTAAGCATGTTTTCTGGGCATTCAGGCGTAGGAAAATCGACTTTGGTCAATGCTTTGGAACCTTCTTTACATCTAAAAACCAAGACTATTTCTGAAGCCAGTAAGCAAGGACAGCACACGACCACTTTTGCCGAAATGTATGATTTGTCTTTTGGTGCTCGAATAATAGACACGCCAGGAATCAAGGGTTTCGGGATTGTCGATATGGAAAAGGAAGAAATCAGTGGTTATTTTCCTGAGTTTTTCCGGTTGAAAGACCAATGTAAATTTAATAATTGCCTGCACAAAGAAGAACCCCATTGTGCCATCAAAGCAGCTTTGGAAAAAGATGAAATAGCTTGGTCTCGTTATAATAGTTACCTGAAAATCCTTGAAGGTGACGACGAAAATTACCGAACCGATTCATTTGACGAAGATCGAAAAGCAAGTGATGAAACTAGGAAATAG
- a CDS encoding DUF4276 family protein has protein sequence MSNFILTGLFTEGTTDVRFLESVVKKTLDDLAFECTGDIETELKVIDIDKTGLSFNEQVFFASKMAKEEYDVLMLFVHTDADCNDDSIVFNSKIIPAKSFLEGLDDELVCKKVIAIVPIQMTEAWMLADKNLLKDEIGIVGTDIDLGIHRRPEETTNPKAVIENIIRLSKESQVKRKRRAGLNISDLYQIIGQKIELSELESLPSYNKFKSSLREVLKELNFLHN, from the coding sequence ATGAGTAATTTTATTTTAACAGGATTGTTTACTGAAGGTACAACAGATGTTCGTTTTTTAGAAAGTGTTGTTAAGAAGACCTTAGATGATTTAGCATTTGAATGTACAGGTGACATAGAAACAGAATTGAAAGTAATAGATATAGATAAAACAGGGTTAAGTTTTAATGAACAAGTATTTTTTGCTTCAAAAATGGCTAAGGAGGAATATGATGTTTTAATGCTTTTTGTTCATACAGATGCAGATTGCAATGATGATTCAATTGTTTTTAATTCAAAGATAATACCTGCTAAATCTTTCTTGGAAGGACTAGATGATGAATTAGTTTGTAAAAAGGTGATTGCAATTGTCCCTATCCAAATGACAGAAGCTTGGATGTTAGCTGATAAAAATCTTTTGAAAGACGAAATAGGTATTGTTGGTACTGACATAGATTTGGGAATTCATAGAAGACCTGAAGAGACAACCAATCCAAAAGCTGTTATCGAAAATATAATTCGGTTGTCTAAAGAAAGTCAAGTAAAAAGAAAAAGAAGAGCAGGACTGAATATTTCTGATTTATATCAAATTATTGGACAGAAAATTGAGCTTTCAGAACTAGAGAGCTTACCATCTTACAATAAGTTTAAATCTAGTTTAAGAGAGGTCCTTAAAGAGTTGAATTTTCTTCACAACTAA
- the dtd gene encoding D-aminoacyl-tRNA deacylase, protein MKAVIQRVSQASVTIASKIVADIQKGLLVLVGIEDADTQEDINWLCQKIANLRIFGDENDVMNLSVKEINGDVIVVSQFTLHALTKKGNRPSYIKASKPEIAIPMYESFVQKMENELGKKVQTGIFGADMKVLLVNDGPVTIVIDSKNKG, encoded by the coding sequence ATGAAAGCAGTGATCCAAAGAGTTTCCCAAGCTTCCGTAACCATAGCTTCCAAGATTGTGGCCGATATCCAAAAAGGATTGTTGGTTTTAGTAGGAATCGAAGATGCCGATACTCAAGAAGATATCAATTGGCTTTGCCAAAAAATAGCCAATCTTCGCATTTTTGGTGACGAAAATGACGTAATGAACCTTTCGGTAAAAGAGATTAATGGCGATGTAATTGTTGTTTCCCAATTCACCCTTCATGCCTTGACTAAAAAAGGCAATCGCCCTTCCTACATTAAAGCATCAAAACCAGAAATTGCCATTCCAATGTATGAAAGTTTTGTTCAAAAAATGGAAAACGAATTGGGCAAGAAAGTCCAAACCGGAATTTTTGGAGCCGACATGAAAGTTTTGCTTGTAAATGATGGGCCGGTGACAATAGTAATTGATTCAAAGAATAAAGGATAA